Proteins from one Sabethes cyaneus chromosome 2, idSabCyanKW18_F2, whole genome shotgun sequence genomic window:
- the LOC128735526 gene encoding odorant receptor 63a-like, with product MGLVSKISNIISAKTPNFHGTYAVFHIFMVICGLEFFDDDFMVGVFNSVRFLGPLGSILVAIWTCEIHMRRYIDDVDSTILSLSALISAGEILLKIMGMALKRKKGAQLIAKALNDRSYDDGPMERASFLKYHTMCRKLLCVTIFSYLFTALMIVSYPAIAGKLDEYMLPVGYSIPYISHKQQPWYTINYSIIIFHAAYLALAFIGLDGPFYIYLCYSTCKLEIIKNYVDQIGEPNNIEDQRKLIQKIVGIHADVLTYLKECSDFYHDIYLAQVFCSIAHICLSLFHIQLKFKNSSYGMLATNVVKMWIFCYCGELVVTKSDEVSKAMYDNRWYTLWHKQDLKAIQFMLANAQTTVGFSIGGFGILSYATFTVIMKTAYSCNAFLHNMMK from the exons ATGGGGCTCGTATCGAAGATTTCGAACATTATAAGCGCTAAAACACCAAACTTTCACGGAACCTACGCCGTGTTTCACATTTTCATGGTGATTTGTGGTTTGGAATTTTTCGACGACGACTTCATGGTTGGAGTATTCAACTCGGTTCGCTTTCTGGGACCACTTGGAAGTATTCTCGTTGCTATTTGGACGTGCGAAATTCATATGCGACGCTATATAGATGACGTAGATTCAACCATTCTAAGCTTATCAGCACTAATCTCTGCAGGTGAAATACTGCTCAAGATTATGGGAATGGCTTTGAAGCGCAAAAAAGGTGCTCAACTCATTGCTAAGGCTTTAAACGATAGGAGTTATGATGATGGACCAATGGAGAGAGCCTCTTTCCTAAAATATCATACCATGTGCAG GAAATTACTCTGCGTCACTATCTTTTCGTATCTCTTCACGGCATTAATGATAGTGTCTTATCCTGCCATTGCCGGAAAATTGGATGAGTACATGCTGCCTGTTGGTTATTCCATCCCGTATATCAGTCATAAACAACAACCTTGGTATACGATAAACTATTCCATAATCATTTTTCATGCTGCGTACCTTGCCTTGGCGTTCATAGGCCTTGATGGTCCCTTCTATATTTATCTGTGCTATTCTACGTGCAAACTTGAAATTATTAAAAACTACGTTGATCAAATTGGTGAACCTAACAACATAGAAGACCAACGgaaattgattcagaaaattgTAGGCATTCACGCTGATGTACTGAC ATATCTTAAAGAATGTTCCGACTTCTATCATGACATATATTTAGCTCAAGTATTCTGCTCAATCGCACACATTTGTCTATCACTTTTTCATATACAATTG AAATTCAAAAACAGCTCTTATGGCATGCTGGCAACAAACGTGGTCAAAATGTGGATTTTCTGTTACTGTGGAGAGCTCGTAGTTACCAAGTCAGACGAGGTTTCGAAAGCGATGTACGACAATCGCTGGTATACGCTTTGGCACAAGCAAGACCTTAAAGCTATTCAGTTTATGCTGGCGAACGCCCAAACAACTGTCGGTTTTTCCATTGGAGGATTTGGAATATTATCGTACGCTACATTCACTGTG ATCATGAAAACTGCATACAGCTGCAATGCATTTCTGCATAATATGATGAAATGA
- the LOC128734994 gene encoding V-type proton ATPase subunit F, whose amino-acid sequence MALLSAVKGKLISVIGDEDTCVGFLLGGIGEINKNRHPNFMVVDKNTAVSEIEDCFKRFIKRDDIDIILINQNYAEMIRHVIDAHTSPTPAVLEIPSKDHPYDASKDSILRRAKGMFNPEDLIGSRG is encoded by the exons ATGGCGCTCTTGTCGGCAGTTAAAGGTAAACTCATTTCGGTCATCGGTGACGAG GACACATGTGTCGGTTTTCTGCTAGGAGGAATTGGGGAGATCAACAAAAATCGCCACCCGAACTTTATGGTCGTCGATAAGA ACACGGCAGTCAGCGAAATCGAGGATTGCTTCAAGCGCTTTATCAAGCgtgatgacatcgatatcattcTGATCAATCAAAACTACGCCGAGATGATTCGCCACGTGATTGATGCGCATACTTCTCCAACGCCAGCCGTACTGGAAATTCCTTCGAAGGATCATCCATATGACGCTAGCAAGGATTCGATTCTCCGACGTGCAAAG GGCATGTTCAACCCAGAGGACTTGATCGGAAGCCGGGGTTAG
- the LOC128738043 gene encoding RNA-binding motif protein, X-linked 2 encodes MNPMTNMKNVLKLSDQDLKFGGKNSWHDQYKDSAWIFVGGLPSDLTEGDLLAVFSQYGEIVNVNLVRDKKTGKSKGFCFICFEDQRSTILTVDNMNGIKLLGRTIRVDHVADYKPPKDDKADEETRRLYMEGCAPKYS; translated from the exons ATGAATCCAATGAC gaatatgaaaaatgtgCTGAAGCTAAGCGATCAGGACCTAAAATTTGGCGGTAAAAATTCCTGGCACGATCAGTACAAAGACAGTGCATGGATCTTTGTGGGAGGTCTACCGTCGGATTTAACAGAGGGTGATTTGCTGGCAGTATTTTCCCAGTACGGTGAAATCGTCAACGTCAATCTGGTGCGTGATAAGAAGACTGGCAAGTCGAAAGGGTTCTGCTTTATCTGCTTCGAAGACCAGCGATCAACAATTTTGACGGTAGATAATATGAACGGTATTAAGTTGTTAGGCCGAACGATACGAGTGGATCATGTGGCGGACTATAAACCACCGAAAGACGACAAAGCTGACGAGGAAACGCGTAGGTTATACATGGAAGGATGTGCACCCAAATATAGTTAG
- the LOC128738040 gene encoding ATP-dependent RNA helicase Ddx1 isoform X1: MTAFEEFGVMPEIGKAIDEMEWMLPTDVQAEAIPLILGGGDVLMAAETGSGKTGAFCLPILQIVWETLRDIREGKAGKPMGHKGKPWTLSFTDRGNAMAITPDGMRCQSREFKEWHGCRATTGVRGKGKYYYEATVTDEGLCRVGWSTEHANLDLGTDRFGFGFGGTGKKSNCKQFDSYGEAFGKMDVIGCLLNLDQGEISFTKNGVSLGLAFKINDGNLRNANFFPAVVLKNAEMSFNFGETDFKYPIPDGFTAVCNVSHEQLAVNPNTGNAGATQDVKPKPNAPQALVIEPSRELAEQTFNQIQKFKKHLKDPEVRELLLIGGVNIKDQMEVLQQGVDIIVATPGRLEDLISNGYVLLNSCRFFVLDEADGLLKQGYTELIERLHKQIPKINADGQRLQMVVCSATLHSFEVKKLAERLMHFPTWVDLKGEDAVPETVHHVVCIVDPQKDNSWQSMRTHVQTDGVHAKDNVRPGSNTAETLSEAVKMLKGEYTIRAIQEHNMDRAIIFCRTKLDCDNMERYLRQVGGHKFSCVCLHGDRKPQERKANLEKFKNKQVKFLICTDVAARGLDVSGLPFIINVTLPDEKSNYVHRIGRVGRAERMGLAISLASTVPEKVWYHGQWCSSRGKNCWNTNLTDVQGCCMWYDEKMYLAEIEDHLNVTIQQIDKNMKVPMNEFDGKVTYGEKRLNTGSGYKDHVEQLTPVVKELARLEREAQNLFLKRSLMAQ; this comes from the exons ATGACCGCCTTCGAAG AATTCGGCGTAATGCCAGAGATCGGTAAAGCAATCGATGAGATGGAATGGATGTTGCCGACGGATGTGCAAGCGGAAGCGATTCCGCTAATCCTCGGTGGTGGCGATGTGCTGATGGCAGCCGAGACGGGTAGTGGCAAAACGGGAGCCTTTTGCTTGCCTATCTTACAAATTGTGTGGGAAACATTGCGTGACATTAGAGAGGGCAAAGCGGGTAAGCCGATGGGCCATAAGGGAAAGCCCTGGACTTTGTCGTTTACTGATCGAGGTAACGCGATGGCCATCACCCCGGACGGAATGCGATGCCAGTCACGCGAGTTTAAGGAATGGCACGGCTGTCGGGCGACGACCGGCGTTCGCGGCAAGGGCAAGTACTACTATGAAGCAACTGTAACTGATGAGGGCCTCTGTCGAGTTGGGTGGTCTACAGAACATGCCAACTTAGACTTGGGAACCGATAggtttggctttggctttggcgGAACAGGGAAAAAGTCGAATTGCAAGCAGTTTGATAGCTACGGAGAAGCTTTTGGTAAAATGGACGTGATCGGTTGCTTACTGAACCTAGATCAGGGAGAAatcagttttacaaaaaatggtGTCTCACTTGGCTTAGCTTTCAAAATAAACGACGGTAATCTGCGCAATGCAAACTTTTTCCCAGCTGTCGTCCTGAAGAACGCAGAAATGTCCTTCAATTTTGGGGAAACGGATTTTAAATATCCAATTCCTGATGGTTTTACTGCGGTATGTAATGTATCCCATGAACAGCTCGCAGTAAACCCAAACACGGGAAACGCAGGAGCTACACAAGACGTCAAACCAAAACCGAATGCTCCTCAGGCTCTTGTAATTGAACCATCTCGTGAGTTGGCCGAACAAACCTTCAACCAAATTCAGAAATTTAAGAAACATCTAAAAGACCCAGAAGTAAGAGAATTGCTTCTCATCGGAGGTGTTAATATTAAAGACCAGATGGAAGTCCTTCAACAAGGTGTTGATATTATTGTAGCCACCCCGGGAAGATTGGAAGATCTCATAAGCAACGGTTATGTTTTACTAAACAGCtgtcgtttctttgttttggaCGAAGCTGATGGTTTACTTAAGCAAGGCTATACAGAGTTAATCGAGCGTTTGCACAAACAAATTCCCAAGATTAATGCCGATGGGCAGCGACTGCAGATGGTTGTTTGTAGTGCTACGTTGCATTCGTTCGAGGTCAAAAAGCTAGCCGAAAGGCTTATGCATTTCCCAACATGGGTAGATTTGAAGGGAGAGGATGCTGTACCAGAAACCGTTCATCACGTTGTATGTATCGTTGATCCACAAAAGGACAACAGCTGGCAGTCGATGCGAACACACGTGCAAACCGATGGAGTGCACGCCAAAGACAACGTACGGCCGGGATCGAATACTGCCGAAACTCTCTCTGAAGCGGTTAAAATGCTCAAAGGCGAATATACGATCAGAGCGATCCAGGAGCACAACATGGATCGTGCCATTATTTTCTGTCGTACAAAGCTCGATTGTGACAACATGGAACGTTACCTTCGACAGGTTGGTGGACACAAATTTTCCTGTGTTTGTCTTCATGGTGATCGAAAGCCGCAAGAGAGAAAAGCTAACTTGGAAAAGTTTAAAAACAAACAGGTTAAATTTCTTATCTGCACCGATGTTGCGGCCCGAGGTTTGGATGTAAGCG GTCTTCCGTTCATAATAAACGTTACGTTGCCGGACGAGAAGAGCAACTATGTTCACAGAATCGGTCGCGTAGGACGTGCTGAACGCATGGGTCTAGCGATTTCACTGGCATCTACGGTCCCGGAGAAAGTCTGGTATCATGGCCAGTGGTGTTCATCACGTGGTAAGAACTGCTGGAACACTAACTTGACCGATGTACAAGGATGTTGCATGTGGTACGATGAAAAGATGTATTTGGCCGAAATAGAGGACCACTTGAATGTTACCATTCaacaaattgataaaaatatgaaaGTCCCAATGAACGAATTTGATGGTAAAGTTACGTACGGCGAGAAACGATTAAACACCGGTAGTGGTTACAAGGATCACGTAGAGCAACTGACACCTGTTGTAAAGGAATTGGCCCGACTGGAACGGGAAGCGCAAAATTTATTCCTGAAGCGTTCCTTGATGGCGCagtaa
- the LOC128738040 gene encoding ATP-dependent RNA helicase Ddx1 isoform X2: MPEIGKAIDEMEWMLPTDVQAEAIPLILGGGDVLMAAETGSGKTGAFCLPILQIVWETLRDIREGKAGKPMGHKGKPWTLSFTDRGNAMAITPDGMRCQSREFKEWHGCRATTGVRGKGKYYYEATVTDEGLCRVGWSTEHANLDLGTDRFGFGFGGTGKKSNCKQFDSYGEAFGKMDVIGCLLNLDQGEISFTKNGVSLGLAFKINDGNLRNANFFPAVVLKNAEMSFNFGETDFKYPIPDGFTAVCNVSHEQLAVNPNTGNAGATQDVKPKPNAPQALVIEPSRELAEQTFNQIQKFKKHLKDPEVRELLLIGGVNIKDQMEVLQQGVDIIVATPGRLEDLISNGYVLLNSCRFFVLDEADGLLKQGYTELIERLHKQIPKINADGQRLQMVVCSATLHSFEVKKLAERLMHFPTWVDLKGEDAVPETVHHVVCIVDPQKDNSWQSMRTHVQTDGVHAKDNVRPGSNTAETLSEAVKMLKGEYTIRAIQEHNMDRAIIFCRTKLDCDNMERYLRQVGGHKFSCVCLHGDRKPQERKANLEKFKNKQVKFLICTDVAARGLDVSGLPFIINVTLPDEKSNYVHRIGRVGRAERMGLAISLASTVPEKVWYHGQWCSSRGKNCWNTNLTDVQGCCMWYDEKMYLAEIEDHLNVTIQQIDKNMKVPMNEFDGKVTYGEKRLNTGSGYKDHVEQLTPVVKELARLEREAQNLFLKRSLMAQ; encoded by the exons ATGCCAGAGATCGGTAAAGCAATCGATGAGATGGAATGGATGTTGCCGACGGATGTGCAAGCGGAAGCGATTCCGCTAATCCTCGGTGGTGGCGATGTGCTGATGGCAGCCGAGACGGGTAGTGGCAAAACGGGAGCCTTTTGCTTGCCTATCTTACAAATTGTGTGGGAAACATTGCGTGACATTAGAGAGGGCAAAGCGGGTAAGCCGATGGGCCATAAGGGAAAGCCCTGGACTTTGTCGTTTACTGATCGAGGTAACGCGATGGCCATCACCCCGGACGGAATGCGATGCCAGTCACGCGAGTTTAAGGAATGGCACGGCTGTCGGGCGACGACCGGCGTTCGCGGCAAGGGCAAGTACTACTATGAAGCAACTGTAACTGATGAGGGCCTCTGTCGAGTTGGGTGGTCTACAGAACATGCCAACTTAGACTTGGGAACCGATAggtttggctttggctttggcgGAACAGGGAAAAAGTCGAATTGCAAGCAGTTTGATAGCTACGGAGAAGCTTTTGGTAAAATGGACGTGATCGGTTGCTTACTGAACCTAGATCAGGGAGAAatcagttttacaaaaaatggtGTCTCACTTGGCTTAGCTTTCAAAATAAACGACGGTAATCTGCGCAATGCAAACTTTTTCCCAGCTGTCGTCCTGAAGAACGCAGAAATGTCCTTCAATTTTGGGGAAACGGATTTTAAATATCCAATTCCTGATGGTTTTACTGCGGTATGTAATGTATCCCATGAACAGCTCGCAGTAAACCCAAACACGGGAAACGCAGGAGCTACACAAGACGTCAAACCAAAACCGAATGCTCCTCAGGCTCTTGTAATTGAACCATCTCGTGAGTTGGCCGAACAAACCTTCAACCAAATTCAGAAATTTAAGAAACATCTAAAAGACCCAGAAGTAAGAGAATTGCTTCTCATCGGAGGTGTTAATATTAAAGACCAGATGGAAGTCCTTCAACAAGGTGTTGATATTATTGTAGCCACCCCGGGAAGATTGGAAGATCTCATAAGCAACGGTTATGTTTTACTAAACAGCtgtcgtttctttgttttggaCGAAGCTGATGGTTTACTTAAGCAAGGCTATACAGAGTTAATCGAGCGTTTGCACAAACAAATTCCCAAGATTAATGCCGATGGGCAGCGACTGCAGATGGTTGTTTGTAGTGCTACGTTGCATTCGTTCGAGGTCAAAAAGCTAGCCGAAAGGCTTATGCATTTCCCAACATGGGTAGATTTGAAGGGAGAGGATGCTGTACCAGAAACCGTTCATCACGTTGTATGTATCGTTGATCCACAAAAGGACAACAGCTGGCAGTCGATGCGAACACACGTGCAAACCGATGGAGTGCACGCCAAAGACAACGTACGGCCGGGATCGAATACTGCCGAAACTCTCTCTGAAGCGGTTAAAATGCTCAAAGGCGAATATACGATCAGAGCGATCCAGGAGCACAACATGGATCGTGCCATTATTTTCTGTCGTACAAAGCTCGATTGTGACAACATGGAACGTTACCTTCGACAGGTTGGTGGACACAAATTTTCCTGTGTTTGTCTTCATGGTGATCGAAAGCCGCAAGAGAGAAAAGCTAACTTGGAAAAGTTTAAAAACAAACAGGTTAAATTTCTTATCTGCACCGATGTTGCGGCCCGAGGTTTGGATGTAAGCG GTCTTCCGTTCATAATAAACGTTACGTTGCCGGACGAGAAGAGCAACTATGTTCACAGAATCGGTCGCGTAGGACGTGCTGAACGCATGGGTCTAGCGATTTCACTGGCATCTACGGTCCCGGAGAAAGTCTGGTATCATGGCCAGTGGTGTTCATCACGTGGTAAGAACTGCTGGAACACTAACTTGACCGATGTACAAGGATGTTGCATGTGGTACGATGAAAAGATGTATTTGGCCGAAATAGAGGACCACTTGAATGTTACCATTCaacaaattgataaaaatatgaaaGTCCCAATGAACGAATTTGATGGTAAAGTTACGTACGGCGAGAAACGATTAAACACCGGTAGTGGTTACAAGGATCACGTAGAGCAACTGACACCTGTTGTAAAGGAATTGGCCCGACTGGAACGGGAAGCGCAAAATTTATTCCTGAAGCGTTCCTTGATGGCGCagtaa